One genomic window of Solanum stenotomum isolate F172 chromosome 9, ASM1918654v1, whole genome shotgun sequence includes the following:
- the LOC125876818 gene encoding ethylene-responsive transcription factor ERF018-like, producing MVRPKVSKEKKVKGDRYKGVRMRKWGKWVAEVRQPKSRDRIWLGSYDTAEEAARAYDAAVVCLRGPSAMINFPDDPPVISCDGDHKLLSPSEIQVEASRHARSTRVSEEESAAAVDDAVDHGRSAAVESVFFRDDLEFECSSLDHGEVVLHDDLFDSARMWSF from the coding sequence atggtGCGGCCTAAAGTAAGCAAAGAGAAAAAAGTGAAAGGGGATCGTTACAAGGGTGTGCGTATGAGAAAATGGGGAAAATGGGTAGCTGAAGTACGGCAACCGAAAAGCCGTGACAGAATATGGTTAGGCTCTTACGATACTGCGGAAGAAGCGGCTAGAGCTTATGATGCAGCGGTGGTTTGTTTACGTGGACCGTCCGCGATGATTAATTTCCCGGACGATCCACCGGTTATTTCGTGTGATGGTGATCATAAGTTGTTGTCACCTTCGGAAATTCAAGTGGAGGCATCGAGACATGCACGTAGTACTAGAGTTAGTGAAGAAGAGTCTGCTGCAGCTGTTGATGATGCCGTAGACCACGGCAGATCAGCAGCTGTGGAGAGTGTGTTTTTTAGAGATGATTTGGAGTTTGAATGTTCTTCTTTAGATCATGGTGAAGTAGTGTTGcatgatgatttgtttgatagTGCTAGAATGTGGTCCTTTTGA